In Candidatus Kapaibacterium thiocyanatum, the DNA window TATGGTTATGCCCCTCCCTTCGACGACGCGATGACGATGCGCCCCGTCCTGTCACTGGAGACGAAGGTGCTCTCCGTACGGAGGATCAGGGCGGGGGAAACGGTGAGTTACGGCAGACGGTATACCGCGCCGGCGGACCGTACCATCGCGACGATCCCCGTGGGATACGGCGACGGCTATCCGCGCAAGCTTACGGGAAAGGCCACCTGCCTGATCAATGGCCGATCCTATCCCGTCGTCGGTACCATCTGCATGGACGAGTGCATGGTCGATGTCGGCGACGATCCGGTAGCCATCGGTGACGACGTCGTGCTTATCGGGCGTCAGGCCGATGTCGACGGACGGATCGCGTCGATCGACGCCACCGACGTCGCAGCATGGGCCGAAACAATTCCCTACGAGATCACAACAGCCATCACGGCCCGCGTGCCGCGCAAGTATGTATAGTGTCCGCCTCGACAATTTCGAAGGTCCTCTCGACCTGCTGCTGTTCTTCATCAAGCGGGACGAGCTGGATATCTACGATATTCCCGTCGCCTCCATCACGCACGAATTCCTCGACTATGTGCGGCTGATGGAACTGCTCGATCTGGAACTTGCGGGCGAGTTCGTCGTCATGGCCTCGACGCTCGTCCAGATCAAGGCACAAATGCTGCTGCCGCGCGAGCCTACGGGAATTCCCGAGGTCGACAAGGGCATCGAGGACGACCCCCGTGCGGAACTCGTACGGGCGCTGCTGGAATACAAGCGGTACAAGGAAGCCTCGGAGACCCTCGCCACGCAGGCCGACGAACAGCGCTACGTGATGTACCGTCAACTGTTCGAAGGTGAGGAAATCCACGCGGCATCCGACGGCGCCTACAGGAATGCGACGCTCTTCGACCTGCTCAAGGCGTTGAAGAAGGCCATCGACAGGGCTCCGGATCTTCCCGACCCGCACGTGGTGACGCGCTTCCCGTTCACGGTGGAAGAAAAGGCCGAGGAAATCGTCCATATCCTGCGTTCACGGCCCAGCGTGCGTTTCTTCGAGCTGATCGGCAGCCTTTCGAAGATGCACATCGTGGTGACCTTCCTGGCCCTGCTCGAGCTCGCCAAGAACTCGCACATCCGTGTGCAGCAGGACCAGGCGTTCGACGATATCATGGTCGTCGCGCGCGATGAGAATGAACAACAAGAAATGACGGAAGAGCAAGAGAATGTCTGATATCAACGAAGAACTTCACGAGAGCGGTGAGGCCGGTTTTCCGGAAGAGCCGACGATGGATCCGGCCGTCGAGGACGATGAAGCCACCGGTGCGGAGCGTCTGAACGTTCCGTACTTCTTCACGCTCGGCAGGTTCGACCAGTTGCGCGCACTGGAATCGCTGATCTTCGCGAGCGATGATCCGCTGTCCGCCCGCGCCATGCATCGCATCCTTGTTCTCGAGGATCCTTCCCAGACGGTTCCCGGACAGCAGTCGCTGCCGCTCGACGGCGACAAGCCGCAGGAGCCGCCGAAACCGCCATTCCAGGTGCCCGTCCATTACTTCGACGACCTGGTGGACGAGATCAACGACGACCTCGAGAAGACGGACAGACCCTTCCGTATCGTCAAGATCGCAGGCGGCTATCAGTTCGCCACGACACCCCAGCACGGTCAGCTCGTCCAGCGTCTGCTCAAGGCCAAGAACCGCAAGCGGCTCACCCAGGCCGCCCTGGAAACCCTGGCCATCGTGGCCTACCGTCAGCCCATCACCAAGGCCGAAGTCGATGCCATTCGCGGCGTCAATTCGGGCGAGGTAGTGAACTCGCTTACCGAAAAACAGCTCGTGGCCATGGTCGGCCGCGCCGAAACGCCGGGCAAACCGCTACTCTACGGCACCACGGATGACTTCCTGCGCGTCTTCGGGCTGAACAGCCTTTCCGATCTGCCCAAGCTCCGCGAGATCGACGATCTGCTCAAGACGACGACGACGATGATCGATATGGATGATACCATCCAGGTCACGACCGATCACCGTACACTTCGCCGTCAGATCAGCCTTCTGCTCGACGGAGATACGGCCGAGGCCGCTGCCGATACGGATGCCAATTCCGGTGCCTACTGGCACAGTCCGGATGAGCACGGTTCCTCCGAGGAAGAAGGAGGGGGCGTCGACCCCGGATCGTCCCCGGATACCGAGGGCGAAGGTTCTGGCGAGGCCGCCGTCGATTCCGGTGATACGGAAGCGGGGGGCGACGCGGATAGTCCCGATGGTGTTGTTGGAGAAGGCCCCTCTACCGAGGAGATGTCGCCGTCCGACGACGAAGAGCCTTCCTGAACGACCGCGCCCGGCGGACGTGAACGTTTCGTCAAGCTATCGACACTTGTACGTGATTCGTGCAGGCTGCTCCTCGTGGTGCGGCTTGTATGCTCTTTGCCGTATCGATACGGAACGTCGCATTCGAATGATGGAAACCGAAAAAACTACAATAGTTTATTCGTTGACCCGTTCGTATGTTTGTTAGTTCGGTTTCGATGGCGTTACCCGTCTTTCTCGAGTCATGCACACCCCTCAACCCTCCTCCCGGAGTGGCGTCAGAGAGACAAGAACAAACAGTCAAGTACGTATGTGCCGTCGGACCTTGTCCGACGAGAAACCCTCGACAAAGCCCCGCGTTCAGCGGGGCTTTTTGTTTTCGACCGGATCATGCCTGTATCGCTCGACGATCGAGCGATACCGATCCGGAGCCACCGACGATGATGGCCAATGACATCGACAGGACGAGGAGGTGGTATTCGTAGCCCTCGGTTCCAGCGGGCATCGCTCCGTTCCAGTTCATGAAGAAGCCGTTCGCGGTGTGCATCGAGGCCGCCACGACGAAGTTGATGAAGATCAGCATGGCCGCGGGACGGCTCCACAAGCCGAGAATGAGCGCGACCGGAGCCGCCAGCTCGGCGACGAAGACCATGAAGGCCAGTGGACCGGGAATGCCCAGCGTCTGCGTGAAATACTGCATCGTACCGGAAAAGCCGAATCCTCCGAACATGCCGAATGCTTTCTGCAGGCCGTGGGGCAGGACGACGAATGCGAGCACGATTCGGATGATCGCGAGCGGGAGAGAGGAGGAGGTCGCCATGATGCGGCGGGTGAGCGGTCCCATCGTAGTTCCTGTGAGAAAAGTGACTGGTTGATAATTGATTGATCAACTATCTGTGTTTTAAAAAAACCTTTCTCGCACGTCGGCGAGAATGGTGAGCAGTGATTTCAGGTCCGTCATGTCCATGGATTCGAGTGTCGTGTGATCGATCTTGTCCATCGCCGCATCCGACGAGAGGAGCAATTCTCGACCGGCTTCCGTGAGGCTGCACAGGACGACGCGTCTGTCGGTGGACATGCGCTCACGCTGGATGAGTTTCTTGGCTTCGAGCCGATCGAGGAGGCGCGTCATGCCCGGTGCATGTTCGATCAGCCTGTTGGCGATCTCCATCGTCTGCAGCGGCTCGCCGGCGCCTCTCAGGATCCGCAGCACATTGTACTGCTGGAAGGTGAGTCCGTACGGCTCGAGATCCCGTTCTGCCCGCGTCCTGATCACGTCGGCCGTCTTCAGCAGGGAAACGAGCGTCTCCTGGCCGATCGACGAGAATGGTCTCGTCTGCCCGATGCTCTCGAGTAGTGATGGTTGTTGTTTCTTCACGACACGAACATACGACAATTTATTTGACTAGTCAAGTATCTACTTTCGAGCAAGGTACAGCTGCAGGAAAAGGGAAGTGATTCGAGGTCCAGGTTCATTGGCCCCCGGGCATGTCAGGGGATCGTTACTTCGAGGCCGTCGTAGGCCAGCCGGACGTTCGCCGGCAGTCGGGTTTCGCAGTCCGCATGCTTGATCTGATGCGAGATATGCGTGAGGTAGGTCTGCCCGGGCTGGAGCTCGTCGATGACGGCCAGGGCCTGCGATACCGTGAAGTGCGTCGGATGAGGTTCGTAACGGAGACCGTCGAGGATGAGGGTGGACAGGCCCGTGAGCATGTCCATCGAGTCTCGGGAGATACTGTTGGTATCGGTACAGTAGGCGAGCGATCCGATGCGATAGCCGTTCACGCGCATGGAGCCGTGCTT includes these proteins:
- a CDS encoding SMC-Scp complex subunit ScpB; protein product: MSDINEELHESGEAGFPEEPTMDPAVEDDEATGAERLNVPYFFTLGRFDQLRALESLIFASDDPLSARAMHRILVLEDPSQTVPGQQSLPLDGDKPQEPPKPPFQVPVHYFDDLVDEINDDLEKTDRPFRIVKIAGGYQFATTPQHGQLVQRLLKAKNRKRLTQAALETLAIVAYRQPITKAEVDAIRGVNSGEVVNSLTEKQLVAMVGRAETPGKPLLYGTTDDFLRVFGLNSLSDLPKLREIDDLLKTTTTMIDMDDTIQVTTDHRTLRRQISLLLDGDTAEAAADTDANSGAYWHSPDEHGSSEEEGGGVDPGSSPDTEGEGSGEAAVDSGDTEAGGDADSPDGVVGEGPSTEEMSPSDDEEPS